Proteins encoded by one window of Nocardioides euryhalodurans:
- a CDS encoding DUF1206 domain-containing protein yields MTDVKRAAGKAENSDALDLVIRGGLVAYGVIHILIGWLAVQIALGEKSKEASGTGALEYLAKQPLGGVLIWVVAVGMVALVVWRLLEAWQAYQREDGADQVKGVASQLFKGVLYGLLAYSALQVAAGQSGGGGGTTSMTADLMKMTAGQLLVGAVGVGVLVYGAYYVYQGWTEKFLEKLDGRPQNAETSSAYRWLGKAGFISKGIAIAVIGGLFLYAAATHDPQKSGGLDQALQEIAQQPFGQLLLTLVGAGIACYGLFAFARARHLSR; encoded by the coding sequence ATGACCGACGTGAAGCGCGCCGCGGGCAAGGCGGAGAACAGTGATGCCCTCGACCTCGTGATCCGGGGTGGACTGGTCGCCTACGGAGTCATCCACATCCTGATCGGGTGGCTGGCGGTGCAGATCGCCCTCGGCGAGAAGTCGAAGGAGGCGTCGGGCACCGGAGCGCTCGAGTACCTCGCCAAGCAGCCGCTCGGCGGGGTGCTGATCTGGGTGGTGGCGGTCGGCATGGTCGCGCTGGTGGTCTGGCGGCTGCTCGAGGCGTGGCAGGCCTACCAGCGCGAGGACGGTGCCGACCAGGTCAAGGGCGTCGCCAGCCAGCTCTTCAAGGGTGTGCTGTACGGCCTGCTCGCCTACTCGGCCCTGCAGGTCGCCGCGGGTCAGTCCGGCGGCGGGGGCGGGACCACCAGCATGACCGCCGACCTGATGAAGATGACCGCCGGGCAGCTGCTGGTCGGCGCGGTCGGCGTCGGCGTGCTGGTCTACGGCGCGTACTACGTCTACCAGGGCTGGACCGAGAAGTTCCTCGAGAAGCTCGACGGACGGCCGCAGAACGCCGAGACCAGCTCGGCCTACCGCTGGCTGGGGAAGGCAGGGTTCATCTCCAAGGGGATCGCCATCGCGGTGATCGGTGGCCTGTTCCTCTACGCCGCAGCGACCCACGACCCGCAGAAGTCCGGCGGCCTCGACCAGGCCCTCCAGGAGATCGCCCAGCAGCCCTTCGGACAGCTGCTGCTGACGCTCGTCGGCGCCGGGATCGCCTGCTACGGGCTGTTCGCCTTCGCCCGCGCCCGCCACCTGTCCCGCTGA
- the nusB gene encoding transcription antitermination factor NusB gives MPARSKARKRALDVLFASELRREDPVVALERAIAEGEGPTNDYTGFLIRGVVEHRARIDELLETYAEGWSLARMPAVDRNVLRIGLFEMLWVDDVPDPVAVTEAVALVRDLSTDESPGFVNGVLGGLLRNKESLKG, from the coding sequence GTGCCTGCCAGGAGCAAGGCCCGCAAGCGGGCCCTCGACGTCCTCTTCGCCTCCGAGCTGCGGCGTGAGGACCCTGTCGTGGCGCTGGAGCGTGCCATCGCCGAGGGCGAGGGCCCGACCAACGACTACACCGGCTTCCTGATCCGAGGCGTCGTGGAGCACCGCGCCCGCATCGACGAGCTCCTCGAGACGTACGCCGAGGGGTGGTCGCTGGCCCGGATGCCGGCCGTGGACCGCAACGTGCTGCGGATCGGGCTGTTCGAGATGCTGTGGGTCGATGACGTGCCCGACCCGGTCGCGGTGACCGAGGCGGTCGCGCTGGTGCGCGACCTGAGCACCGACGAGTCGCCCGGGTTCGTCAACGGCGTGCTCGGCGGACTGCTGCGCAACAAGGAGTCCCTGAAGGGGTGA
- the efp gene encoding elongation factor P, protein MATTNDLKNGMVLKLDGQLWQVIWFQHHKPGKGGAVVRTKLKSVESGKTVDKTFNADVKVEVASVDKRTMEYLYNDGTSYVFMDTGTYDQLEIAPDIVGDAKNFLLENQEAIVATNEGRVLYLELPASVELEITFTEPGLAGDSATGRTKPATLQTGHEIQVPLFITQGEKVKVDTRDSSYLGRVKG, encoded by the coding sequence ATGGCGACGACGAACGACCTCAAGAACGGCATGGTGCTCAAGCTCGACGGCCAGCTCTGGCAGGTCATCTGGTTCCAGCACCACAAGCCCGGCAAGGGCGGCGCGGTGGTCCGCACCAAGCTCAAGAGCGTCGAGAGCGGCAAGACCGTCGACAAGACCTTCAACGCCGACGTCAAGGTCGAGGTCGCCTCGGTCGACAAGCGGACGATGGAGTACCTCTACAACGACGGCACGTCGTACGTCTTCATGGACACCGGCACCTACGACCAGCTCGAGATCGCCCCCGACATCGTCGGTGACGCCAAGAACTTCCTGCTCGAGAACCAGGAGGCGATCGTGGCGACCAACGAGGGTCGCGTCCTCTACCTCGAGCTGCCCGCCTCGGTCGAGCTCGAGATCACCTTCACCGAGCCCGGCCTCGCCGGCGACTCGGCGACCGGCCGCACGAAGCCGGCGACCCTGCAGACGGGTCACGAGATCCAGGTGCCGCTGTTCATCACCCAGGGCGAGAAGGTGAAGGTCGACACGCGCGACTCCTCCTACCTCGGCCGTGTGAAGGGCTGA
- a CDS encoding SIMPL domain-containing protein, translated as MERTVTVSVRGLLVAGVALLALVTAYLLGGAGGAPPAPAQASTAAPQPAVEGDARTLRMVGSGEATVVPDQLTFALSVTDQEVALDQALADSSDTMKRVLAALEPHGVRAADVQTTALQMYPEYDYPSYGPPVLTGYRVTQRARVTVRDLAAGGRAVSAAVETGGNGVRASDIRLGVSDPQAGLARARDAAVAAATAKAEQYAAATGQSLGDVLGLRELGGDRPVRSRDVAYRAQAAELDALATLPVRAGKEDLTVRVEVLWAFE; from the coding sequence ATGGAGCGAACAGTCACGGTCAGCGTCAGGGGACTGCTGGTGGCGGGGGTGGCGCTGCTGGCGCTGGTGACCGCGTACCTCCTCGGCGGAGCAGGCGGCGCACCCCCCGCACCTGCCCAGGCATCGACGGCCGCGCCCCAGCCCGCGGTGGAGGGCGACGCCCGCACCCTGCGGATGGTCGGGTCGGGGGAGGCGACGGTGGTGCCGGACCAGCTGACCTTCGCGCTGAGCGTCACCGACCAGGAGGTCGCCCTCGACCAGGCCCTCGCCGACTCCAGCGACACCATGAAGCGGGTGCTGGCCGCCCTTGAGCCGCACGGGGTCCGGGCCGCCGACGTGCAGACGACCGCCCTGCAGATGTACCCGGAGTACGACTACCCGAGCTACGGGCCGCCGGTCCTCACCGGCTACCGGGTGACCCAGCGAGCCCGGGTGACCGTCCGCGACCTCGCCGCCGGCGGCAGGGCCGTGAGCGCCGCCGTCGAGACCGGCGGCAACGGCGTCCGCGCGAGCGACATCCGGCTCGGGGTCTCCGACCCGCAGGCCGGGCTCGCGAGGGCGCGGGACGCGGCTGTCGCGGCGGCGACCGCCAAGGCCGAGCAGTACGCCGCCGCCACCGGGCAGTCCCTCGGCGACGTGCTGGGGCTGCGCGAGCTCGGCGGCGACCGCCCCGTCCGCAGCCGCGACGTGGCCTACCGCGCCCAGGCCGCCGAGCTCGACGCGCTCGCGACGCTCCCGGTCCGGGCCGGCAAGGAGGACCTCACCGTGCGGGTCGAGGTGTTGTGGGCCTTCGAATAG
- a CDS encoding transcriptional regulator — translation MTQAKFDAVIHEPTRLQICGILAAVTEAEFSTLRDTIGIADSVTSKHLKTLEGAGYVRMTKRGFSGRPRTWARLTTAGRTAFAGHLAELRRLASITTPED, via the coding sequence GTGACCCAGGCGAAGTTCGACGCCGTCATCCACGAACCGACCCGGCTCCAGATCTGCGGGATCCTGGCGGCGGTGACCGAGGCCGAGTTCTCGACCTTGCGCGACACGATCGGCATCGCCGACTCCGTGACCAGCAAGCACCTGAAGACACTCGAGGGGGCGGGCTACGTACGGATGACCAAGCGCGGCTTCAGCGGTCGACCTCGGACGTGGGCGCGGCTGACGACGGCCGGGCGTACGGCGTTCGCCGGTCACCTCGCCGAGCTGCGTCGCCTTGCCTCGATCACCACGCCGGAGGACTGA
- a CDS encoding COG4315 family predicted lipoprotein yields the protein MSRMAWLALVLVATACGAPESATDAAGTPTPTPTSSASSSPSPEEPSPSPSRSPRPEKQPEPGTVVTVGPSPFGQMLFDDRRQAVYLFEPEADGRPACYGACEEAWPPVLTDGPPVADGAVEDQLLGVVRRRDGSRQVTYNGWPLYFYANEGPGEVLCHDVVLNGGLWLALGADGRALPT from the coding sequence ATGAGCAGGATGGCGTGGCTGGCCCTGGTCCTGGTGGCCACCGCCTGCGGGGCGCCCGAGTCCGCGACCGACGCGGCGGGAACGCCGACTCCGACCCCTACCTCCTCCGCATCCTCGTCGCCGTCACCGGAGGAGCCGAGCCCGTCGCCGAGCCGCTCACCCCGGCCCGAGAAGCAGCCGGAGCCGGGCACCGTGGTCACGGTGGGGCCGAGCCCCTTCGGGCAGATGCTCTTCGACGACCGCCGGCAGGCGGTCTACCTCTTCGAGCCGGAGGCCGACGGCCGGCCCGCCTGCTACGGCGCCTGCGAGGAGGCCTGGCCGCCGGTGCTGACCGACGGGCCGCCGGTCGCCGACGGAGCCGTGGAGGACCAGCTGCTCGGCGTCGTACGCCGACGCGACGGCAGCCGGCAGGTGACCTACAACGGCTGGCCGCTGTACTTCTACGCCAACGAGGGGCCCGGCGAGGTGCTCTGCCACGACGTGGTGCTCAACGGCGGGCTGTGGCTCGCGCTCGGGGCTGACGGGCGGGCGCTGCCGACCTGA
- a CDS encoding type II 3-dehydroquinate dehydratase, with amino-acid sequence MRVLVLNGPNLGRLGRRQPEIYGTTTYAELVELCAGWGREHGLEVETRQTNHEGELLDWLNEAADAGTPVVLNAAAWTHYSLALYDACAQLTAPLVEVHISDPQQRPEEFRHTSLVEPYAVATIAGHGIDGYRLALERLKPST; translated from the coding sequence ATGAGGGTGCTGGTGCTCAACGGCCCCAACCTGGGCAGGCTCGGCCGGCGGCAGCCGGAGATCTACGGCACGACGACGTACGCGGAGCTGGTCGAGCTGTGCGCGGGCTGGGGGCGCGAGCACGGGCTGGAGGTCGAGACCCGGCAGACCAACCACGAGGGCGAGCTCCTCGACTGGCTCAACGAGGCCGCCGACGCCGGCACCCCGGTCGTGCTCAACGCCGCCGCCTGGACCCACTACTCCCTCGCGCTCTACGACGCGTGCGCCCAGCTGACGGCTCCGCTGGTCGAGGTGCACATCTCCGACCCCCAGCAGCGCCCGGAGGAGTTCCGGCACACCTCGCTCGTCGAGCCGTACGCCGTCGCGACCATCGCCGGGCACGGGATCGACGGCTACCGTCTCGCGCTGGAGCGGCTGAAGCCCTCGACCTAG
- the aroB gene encoding 3-dehydroquinate synthase yields MSDTVLHVAGPSPYDVVVGRGLADRLAGMLGESVQRVAVLFADPLAERVQPLVDGLVDDHDVLALGLPDGEAAKTASVAHECWDALGEHGFTRSDAVVTFGGGSVTDVGGFVAATWLRGVRVVHVPTTLLAMVDAAVGGKTGINTAAGKNLVGSFHEPAGVLCDLAALDTLPRADLAAGLAEVVKCGFIADPRILELVEQSDPADLTPGSPVLRELVERAIRVKIDVVVGDLRETAAAGGVGREVLNYGHTLAHAIERAEGYRMRHGDAVAIGCVYAAELAGIAGVLDDAGVARHRAVLQRVGLPTTYANAGFDELHEAMKVDKKARGSQIRFVVLRGLGSPEVLEPTEADLRAAWERIGGGAA; encoded by the coding sequence ATGTCCGACACCGTCCTGCACGTGGCAGGGCCGTCGCCCTACGACGTGGTCGTGGGCCGTGGGCTCGCGGACCGGCTCGCCGGGATGCTGGGGGAGTCGGTGCAACGGGTGGCCGTGCTCTTCGCCGACCCGCTGGCCGAGCGGGTGCAGCCTCTCGTCGACGGGCTCGTCGACGACCACGACGTGCTGGCCCTCGGCCTCCCCGACGGCGAGGCCGCCAAGACCGCGTCGGTCGCCCACGAGTGCTGGGACGCCCTGGGCGAGCACGGCTTCACCCGGTCCGACGCCGTCGTGACCTTCGGCGGCGGCTCGGTCACCGACGTCGGCGGGTTCGTCGCGGCGACCTGGCTGCGCGGCGTGCGGGTCGTCCACGTCCCGACGACGCTGCTCGCCATGGTCGACGCGGCCGTCGGCGGCAAGACCGGCATCAACACGGCCGCCGGCAAGAACCTCGTCGGCTCCTTCCACGAGCCGGCCGGGGTGCTCTGCGACCTGGCCGCCCTCGACACGCTGCCCCGCGCCGACCTCGCCGCCGGGCTGGCGGAGGTCGTGAAGTGCGGCTTCATCGCCGACCCCCGGATCCTGGAGCTGGTCGAGCAGTCCGACCCGGCCGACCTCACGCCGGGCTCGCCGGTGCTGAGGGAGCTGGTCGAGCGTGCCATCCGGGTCAAGATCGACGTCGTGGTGGGTGACCTCCGCGAGACAGCGGCCGCGGGGGGTGTGGGTCGCGAGGTGCTCAACTACGGCCACACCCTGGCCCACGCGATCGAGCGGGCCGAGGGCTACCGGATGCGCCACGGCGACGCGGTCGCGATCGGCTGCGTCTATGCCGCCGAGCTCGCCGGGATCGCGGGCGTGCTCGACGACGCCGGTGTCGCGCGCCACCGGGCGGTCCTGCAGCGGGTCGGCCTGCCGACGACGTACGCCAACGCCGGTTTCGACGAGCTGCACGAGGCGATGAAGGTCGACAAGAAGGCCCGCGGCTCGCAGATCCGGTTCGTGGTGCTCCGTGGCCTCGGCAGTCCGGAGGTCCTCGAGCCGACGGAGGCCGACCTCCGCGCCGCCTGGGAACGCATCGGAGGCGGTGCGGCATGA
- a CDS encoding shikimate kinase: MTPAGGPRVVLVGPMGAGKTTVAGLLGDAWGVPVRDTDTDIEAAEGRSISDIFVDDGEDHFRVLEAAAVAEALADHDGVLALGGGAVLDERTRRLLAGHRVVFLRVGLSDAVKRVGLGVGRPLLLGNVRSRIKGLLDERTPVYEAVARHVVDTDGRTPEEVAADVRRLLEEGA, from the coding sequence GTGACCCCGGCGGGCGGCCCGAGGGTCGTGCTGGTCGGGCCGATGGGGGCGGGCAAGACGACCGTCGCCGGGCTGCTCGGCGACGCGTGGGGCGTCCCGGTCCGCGACACCGACACCGACATCGAGGCCGCCGAGGGCCGCAGCATCTCCGACATCTTCGTCGACGACGGCGAGGACCACTTCCGGGTGCTCGAGGCCGCCGCGGTCGCCGAGGCGCTCGCCGACCACGACGGCGTGCTCGCTCTCGGCGGCGGGGCGGTGCTCGACGAGAGGACCCGGCGGCTGCTGGCCGGCCACCGCGTGGTCTTCCTGCGGGTCGGGCTGTCCGACGCGGTCAAGCGCGTCGGGCTCGGGGTCGGCCGGCCGCTGCTGCTCGGCAACGTCCGGTCCCGCATCAAGGGTCTGCTCGACGAGCGGACCCCGGTCTACGAGGCGGTCGCCAGGCACGTCGTCGACACCGACGGCCGGACGCCCGAGGAGGTCGCCGCCGACGTACGGCGGCTGCTGGAGGAGGGAGCCTGA